The Bemisia tabaci chromosome 8, PGI_BMITA_v3 genome has a segment encoding these proteins:
- the LOC140225198 gene encoding sialin-like codes for MLTSRHVWAIILVHGASVYGFFTITNQLPTYMKNILNVNIKENGLLSSLPFLGKYTMAMTTSTIADFLRKKNKLSVTAIRKLFTGLAVFLPGVLMIVQVYLGQDRTAAVTIFTLSLTLNGAVTAGYLGNGLDIAPNFSGTIFGLANTMSSFGGSLSSFIVGTLTNHNQTYGQWQIVFWMLAGTYMVGALIFVLFGTGELQPWNSPDGMTKQDSKEVIPLKKSKSES; via the exons ATGCTGACATCCCGCCATGTATGGGCAATAATTTTAGTTCATGGAGCGAGTGTGTATGGTTTCTTCACCATCACCAACCAGCTTCCAACGTACATGAAGAATATACTCAACGTTAACATCAAGGAG AATGGATTATTATCAAGTCTCCCTTTTCTAGGAAAGTATACCATGGCAATGACTACCAGTACTATCGcagattttttgagaaaaaaaaataaattaagtgttACTGCCATTAGAAAACTTTTCACTGGATTAG CTGTGTTTCTACCAGGAGTTCTGATGATAGTCCAAGTCTACTTGGGTCAAGACCGAACTGCTGCCGTGACTATATTCACCCTTTCGCTCACTTTAAATGGAGCTGTGACTGCTGGCTACCTTGGAAACGGTCTTGATATCGCACCCAACTTTTCAG gtacAATATTTGGTTTGGCGAATACTATGTCATCCTTTGGTGGATCTCTATCATCATTCATTGTTGGCACACTGACCAATCACAAT CAAACGTATGGCCAGTGGCAAATTGTATTTTGGATGTTGGCCGGCACGTATATGGTCGGAGCGCTGATTTTTGTGCTTTTTGGAACAGGGGAGCTGCAGCCATGGAATTCGCCTGATGGAATGACGAAACAGGATAGTAAAGAAGTAATCCCTCTTAAAAAATCTAAATCAGAATCGTGA
- the LOC140225280 gene encoding uncharacterized protein, with amino-acid sequence MVLEVKCCNPVAGQLEAWTSKPLHGRFYHSVAQGHVSEGKSFLWLSKGQLYPETEGFVLAIQDQVISTRNYKRYTLKEKIKSDKCRKCNAASETIDHITSGCTLLAGKEYTKRHNNMAKIIHLALAKDRELCDTAEPYYKYCPATVLENQRFRPYWDNPILTDKTIMANRPDIMLVDKRDRTAYIIDISIPNNHNLELKYQEKMVKYLPLAAEMKRLWNLNIVCIKPLIMSVTGIVPKSLVQHLRDLGIDSYLLHSMQKSVVISTSSIVRSFLNIE; translated from the exons ATGGTGTTGGAAGTCAAATGCTGCA ACCCAGTTGCTGGCCAGTTAGAAGCATGGACCTCCAAGCCGCTGCATGGACGCTTTTATCATTCAGTTGCGCAGGGTCATGTTAGTGAAGGAAAGTCTTTCTTGTGGTTATCGAAAGGGCAGCTGTATCCAGAAACGGAAGGATTTGTTCTCGCAATACAAGACCAAGTGATCAGTACCAGGAATTACAAGAGGTATACACTGAAGGAGAAGATCAAGAGCGATAAGTGTAGGAAGTGTAACGCTGCATCCGAGACAATAGATCACATCACATCTGGTTGCACATTGCTTGCGGGGAAGGAATATACCAAGCGGCATAACAACATGGCTAAAATTATACATCTAGCGCTGGCCAAGGATCGAGAACTATGTGATACTGCTGAACCCTACTACAAATATTGCCCAGCCACAGTCCTGGAGAATCAGCGCTTCCGGCCCTATTGGGATAACCCGATCTTAACCGATAAAACCATCATGGCAAACAGGCCGGACATAATGCTTGTTGATAAGCGAGATCGCACCGCTTACATCATAGATATTAGTATCcctaataatcataacttggagctgAAGTATCAAgaaaagatggtaaaatatctgcctttagctgcagaaatgaagcgatTATGGAACCTGAACATTGTTTGCATCAAGCCCCTTATAATGTCAGTAACGGGGATAGTTCCAAAAAGTTTAGTTCAACATCTTCGAGACCTTGGAATAGATAGTTACCTGCTTCATTCAATGCAGAAGTCCGTCGTCATAAGCACGTCAAGTATTGTCAGGTCGTTTCTGAATATCgagtaa